A window from Falco naumanni isolate bFalNau1 chromosome 3, bFalNau1.pat, whole genome shotgun sequence encodes these proteins:
- the LOC121084570 gene encoding fibrinogen silencer-binding protein, giving the protein MVGKARSSNFTLPEKLDLLKLVKPYVKILEEHTNKHSVIVEKNKCWDIIADNYNAIGVDRPPRTAQGLRTLYKRLKEYAKQELLQQKETHSDCKSSISEPTKKVVEMIPQISSVCLRDRSGAQSASINKETIAGTSSPQAMLDHHPATVMMELQLEEDVKPPPSLIIDSQPNENLEEEQQLVHVMERSPSTSVSSVDMRVMMPPSPVPRREEFFRLEVGERFRPICGYDPQMLQMLKEEHQIIIENQRKIGLYVQEKRDGLKRKQQLEEELLRAKIKVEKLKAIRLRHDLPEYSNI; this is encoded by the exons ATGGTTGGGAAGGCCAGATCTTCTAATTTTACCTTACCTGAAAAGCTCGATTTGCTAAAACTCGTGAAGCCGTACGTTAAAATTCTCGAAGAACATACCAATAAGCATTCTGTaatagtggaaaaaaacaaatgctggGATATCATAGCTGATAACTACAATGCCATCGGAGTAGATCGCCCTCCTCGTACTGCACAGGGCCTGCGCACGCTGTACAAGAGGCTCAAAGAATATGCCAAACAGGAGCTATTGCAGCAAAAGGAGACTCACTCAGAttgtaaaagcagcatttccgAGCCAACCAAGAAAGTTGTAGAGATGATTCCACAGATTTCCAGTGTGTGTTTAAGAGACAGGAGCGGTGCTCAAAG TGCTAGTATCAATAAAGAAACAATTGCTGGTACCAGTTCACCACAGGCAATGTTGGATCACCATCCTGCAACAGTCATGATGGAGTTGCAGTTGGAAGAGGATGTCAAACCTCCTCCTTCTTTGATTATAGACTCACAGCCAAATGAGAACTTAGAGGAAGAACAACAGCTGGTGCATGTTATGGAAAGGTCTCCTTCAACATCAGTATCTTCAGTTGATATGAGAGTGATGATGCCTCCCTCTCCTGTACCAAGAAGAGAAGAGTTTTTTAGGCTTGAGGTTGGAGAACGCTTTAGACCTATATGTGGTTATGACCCACAGATGTTACAAATGCTGAAAGAAGAGCAtcaaataataatagaaaatcaaagaaaaattgGTCTTTATGTCCAAGAAAAAAGGGATggtttgaaaagaaagcaacaacTGGAAGAAGAACTGTTGCGAGCAAAAATCAAAGTAGAGAAGCTGAAGGCGATACGACTACGCCATGATCTGCCAGAATACAGCAACATCTAA